A portion of the Clostridium gelidum genome contains these proteins:
- a CDS encoding ABC transporter ATP-binding protein: MYIVKVIELNKTYGKGNTKVDALKNINLSVEEGEFVAIIGPSGSGKSTLMHILGGVDTSTSGSVIIKDNDIAKLDEKRLAIFRRRSIGFIFQQYNLVPVLTVEENISLPLILDNKSVDTKHLEQLLKSLGLYDRRYHLPSELSGGQQQRVAIGRALITKPAIILADEPTGNLDKKNSEEVLNLLKLSVKKYHQTLIMITHDHTIASNADRIINIEDGVVK, encoded by the coding sequence ATGTATATTGTGAAAGTAATTGAATTAAATAAGACATACGGAAAAGGAAACACTAAGGTTGATGCACTTAAAAATATTAATTTAAGTGTTGAGGAAGGCGAATTTGTTGCAATAATTGGACCAAGTGGTTCGGGAAAAAGCACATTAATGCATATATTAGGTGGCGTTGATACTTCGACTTCAGGCAGTGTAATAATTAAAGATAATGATATTGCTAAGTTAGATGAAAAGAGATTGGCTATTTTTAGAAGGAGATCTATAGGTTTTATTTTTCAACAATATAATTTAGTACCAGTTTTAACAGTAGAAGAAAATATTAGTTTACCACTTATTTTAGATAATAAAAGTGTAGATACTAAACACTTAGAACAACTTTTAAAAAGCTTGGGACTTTACGATAGAAGATATCACTTGCCTTCTGAATTATCAGGTGGACAACAGCAAAGAGTTGCTATAGGAAGAGCATTAATAACTAAACCAGCTATTATTTTAGCAGATGAACCAACGGGGAATTTAGATAAAAAGAATAGTGAAGAAGTATTAAATTTATTGAAATTGTCTGTTAAAAAATATCATCAAACATTGATCATGATTACACACGATCATACAATTGCATCTAATGCCGATAGGATTATAAATATTGAAGATGGTGTGGTGAAATAA
- a CDS encoding sensor histidine kinase: protein MSFKLQNSINSVYTKSIIEIIAAFIVLAIILLSIVFLGFSKIYSKIERTTYIIQKVIEGDFSYDLKEDGEEFFDVFGNEFNKMSNCLKLNIDNLKREKVFLKNIIEDISHQLKTPVATLIAANDIMAVETDMPIETRTYFIERSKKQLERIEWLVKNLLKLAMLDAGIIIFNKSKVHVMTIIKKAILSIEYLREDKNISIHINENIEDSCFFGDANWTGEAILNIVKNSIEHTPENGKIVIDIEQMKLLTTITISDNGEGIEADEVTKIFERFHKCKSKYKDDSVGIGLSLSKRIIDGQDGAITVQSQKWKGSSFSIILTNLG, encoded by the coding sequence ATGTCTTTTAAATTACAAAATTCAATTAATAGTGTTTATACTAAATCAATTATAGAAATAATAGCTGCATTTATAGTTTTAGCAATTATATTGCTCAGTATAGTATTTTTAGGTTTTTCTAAAATTTATTCCAAAATAGAAAGAACAACTTATATAATACAAAAGGTTATTGAGGGTGACTTTTCTTATGATTTAAAGGAGGATGGTGAAGAATTCTTTGATGTATTTGGAAATGAATTTAATAAGATGTCTAATTGTCTTAAGCTTAACATTGATAATTTAAAAAGGGAAAAAGTATTTTTAAAGAATATAATAGAAGACATTTCTCACCAGCTGAAAACTCCAGTAGCTACATTAATAGCTGCAAATGATATTATGGCTGTTGAAACTGATATGCCTATAGAAACACGTACATATTTTATTGAAAGAAGTAAAAAACAATTGGAACGGATAGAATGGTTAGTTAAAAATTTATTAAAGTTAGCCATGCTAGATGCTGGAATTATTATATTTAATAAATCAAAAGTTCATGTAATGACTATAATAAAAAAAGCTATTTTATCTATAGAATATTTAAGAGAAGATAAAAATATATCAATACATATTAATGAAAATATAGAAGATAGTTGTTTCTTCGGAGATGCTAATTGGACTGGTGAGGCAATATTAAATATTGTGAAAAACAGTATAGAACATACTCCTGAGAATGGAAAAATAGTAATTGATATTGAACAGATGAAATTACTTACGACTATTACTATTTCAGATAATGGAGAAGGAATTGAAGCGGATGAGGTTACTAAAATATTTGAAAGATTTCACAAATGTAAAAGTAAGTATAAAGATGACAGTGTAGGTATAGGGCTGTCTTTATCTAAAAGAATAATTGATGGGCAAGATGGTGCAATTACAGTGCAAAGTCAAAAGTGGAAGGGAAGTTCCTTCAGTATAATTTTGACTAATCTAGGGTAA